The sequence AAAACATGATGAGAATTTCTTTAAAGTTTCATGTAGTGGATACGACAGACTGAGGCAAGCTCAGTCTACACTATTGAGCACGGGTGCAAGCCCCCAGGATTTTTCGCTACGCTCTATTAAATTTAGCTATTGAAATATAAAACGAATATTTTAAGAGGAAAGAAGCCCACTAGGGTAAGCAAGTGAGCTAAAACGAAGCTAAATAATATTCCGTTATGAGCTTCTTCATGAAACAAGTTAAGTATAGCTGATTTAAATAGTTTACACCTAAAGCATCTACAAAATTAATGAGAAATTATTATCAATACAATAAAACTGTAACTTATAAAGTTAACAGCTCACTTTTTGTTTATTACAACCAGTTTTTAAAACTGTGTAAATAATTGAATTTAAAAATTAAGATAATCCAAGTGGACAATATAAATGGCGCGGTAAGCGCCGGTATATTATAAAGCTGAAATAACCTCATAATTATCACAGATAAAATAATTCCTAAAATTGGTTTTATAAAACCGGCATATCTGCTCGAAACCGCAAACGCTACTAATAAAGCATTAAAACCAAAGAGGCATATGATACTCATATTTTTAAAAATTGTGTTTATAAAAACGATATTTAAATAAAAAAATTTCCCAGCCAAATTAGAGCTAAAACTCAGCAACCATCTATTGTTAAAAGCCGAACAACACCAAGCTAAAGCGGTACACTTGTAATTTAAATGTAAATAAATGTTGTTTTTTTAAACTTCACTGTATAAATTGTGATCGAAGGTCAAACCTCCAACCAGTAAATACATAATCAATTTACAGGAACACACAATGAAAAAAACAATAAAAACAGGACTCATATTTGCTTCACTAATGACTTGTGTCGCAAATGCCAATACAGGGTTAGCATTCATTCATGGTACCGGTAAACAAACCGATGCTAAAAATGACTACTGGACATCAGAGTTTATAGACTCTGTCAGACAAGGCTTACCTAACTCAAATAAATACACAGTCATAAACTGTGATTTCGATCAATTTATGTGGAATGAAAATGCTTCTGGTTGCTTAGCCCAGGGATTAACAGACTTCATTTCAAATCAAGGGATCACTGAGTTAAAACTTATAACACATTCAAATGGCGGCAACATTGTTCGTTGGATTTTATCTAATCCAACTTATGACAGTCGCTATCCAAATATCATTAACAAGGTAAAGCATACAATTGCACTCGCACCATCAAGCGGCGGAACACCCCTTGCCGATGCAGCTGTTGCAGGCAATGCTTTTGAAACCAGCTTAGGCTGGATATTAGGCTATGGCAGCGATGCGGTAAAACAGCAACAAGTGAGTTGGATGAACTTTTATAACCAACAATGGTTATTTGGCACCTCAGGTAGACCAAATTTGCAATCGACCTTTGAAGCCGTCGTTGGAAGTGATGTAGATTCCGCTTTTTGGGATGGCGATAGCTACTGTGCAGGCTATCAGTACCAAGTCGCACTAGAGGTGACTCAAAATTGGTTAGACAGCTGCTCTGATGGCTTTTTAAACTGTAGTTCACAATCTGCTGCTGGCAGTGTTTGGTTTACAGACAAAGAAAAATCAAATGGCAAAGAACCCCTAAGCCACCAGCAAAGTCGACGTAAATGTTTTGGTTTAGATAGCTTATTACGTAATCGTATTTAGGAGATAGCAATGAAAACTTCAAAAACAATAAATCAGTTATCTACAGCCGTCACATTAATAGCAATTGCGATATCTTGTGCTTCACATGCACAAGCTAACAACGATGAGGCGACATTTTATCAATGGCCATCTAGCTATAAAACAGATCTAACAACACAAAATAAAAAAACATATACCAGTAATGAATATTGGCAAGTTGTAACTGGTGCCCAGCTAAACAATGGCATTAAAGTGTATCTTAGCGATGCGTCTACTTTAGTGAAACTCACCCCTAAAGCAAGATTTGATCAAGGAGCAGTATTTAAGCCTCAAAATTTAGAACTTAATCACATTCAATTAGGAAATAACCTAGCGAGTAAGCAAAAGTTAGTACAGCTTGCAGCACAAAAAGAAATGGCATTAGCTGGATTTAAAGATGGCAGTATTGCTTTAAAAGTACAAAATGCATCACTCAATGCACCTAGCGTTTTAAAGTATGCTCAACCGCTTATTGCTGACGATAAATACATAGTGCATGTTAAAGATAAAAATTCAGCATTTAAATTAAACGTTACTGCTCCGCTTGAAATTAAAAAGCAATTTCAACCGCAATTAACAATCAAAGCTGAGCTTACTAATAAACAGTTTTATAATACCGATGTAAGTGCGCGTTTAATTAGCCCTTTAGGTGAATCTGTTGAGCTTAAATATAATCAAGGCAAGATAGATTTTTCTAATGAGTTAGAGCAACTAGGAGCAGTAAAAGGACTATACCAAGTAGAGCTTGATGTCAGTGCAAAACACTTAGCCAATAAAATAAAAAGAACCATCAAGGTGCCTTTTATTCAAACGGCCCAAACTGCAAATGTAGTGACAACAGATATAAACATTCAGTCTAACAATAAAGGTTTGATCAATGTAAATGTACCAGTAAACATTGCTCAAGAAGGTCGTTTTGCCGTAAAAGCCACTTTGCAAGGTTATACTCTGAACAATCAAAAAATAGATATCGCAACAGCTGAAGTTGCAAAATTTTTATCATTTGATGAAAGCTTAAATATGCCTTTTAAAGTCTCCACGCTAACAAAAGGCCCTTACTCTTTAAGTAATATTATTTTGACAGATCAAACAAGAATGATGGTATTACCGCAAACAAGTGTATCAAAAGCAATCATAGAACAAGATAAAGCTTGGTAATTGATATTATTGCTAAGTTCTAAAGGGGCTTTTGAGCCCCTTTTATCTGTTTATAAATATTTTTTAAACCAAGTTATTAATTCTTGGTTTACTTCTTGTCGATGTTTAGTCAACCCATGATTTCCACCAGGGTAAACCACTAACTTATGAGGATGATTCTCTTTTTTTAGTACTGCAGCTAATTGAATAGACTGCTCTACATTGACACGCCAATCCTTATCACCATGAAGTAACAAAATAGGTGCTTTTTTTGGTAATTTATCAGTCCATTTAATAACTGAACGTTTTTCTAATTCTTCAGCTCTATTTTCTTTAAAGTTAGGCACTCTTTTTATAAGCATTTTTTCAAATTTAGGACGTATCTTTAATGCCATTTCTTCATCACTATTACCAGCCCCAACTGCAATTGCTTTTATATTAGGTAATGATTTAGCCGCAATATAAGTTTGCATACCACCACGACTCCAGCCATGCATACCAACTCTACTACTATCTGCATCAGGTATTTCATCTAACAACTGGGTCAAAGCTAAAACATCGTTAACATCCGCACCACCAAATTCATCCTTACCATTATTTTTAATATGCTTTGAGCTGCCTCTATACTGACTACCTATAACTATAAAGCCTTGTTTAGCGAGTGAAGCTAACTTATCAACTTTTGTGATAAATTTAGTTACACCAAAAGATCCATTTCCACCTCTGTTATAAATGATTACAGGTAGCTTTTCTCCTTTTATAAACTTAGGCTTTAGGTAAAAGCCAGCAACTGTAAAGCCGTCTACTTGATAAGTGAAATCAATACATTCAATTGTGTTTTTTACCTGCTCGAACTTTATTGGTGGAAACATTTCATTAAATTTATTTTTATTAAAGTTTTCCTTTTTTTTGCTTAAAAAGCCAGTCCACTTATCATGACTTTGAAAAGGCCCTCTAAAACAAGTTTTAGGGTTATCTATTGCTATTTTTTCTTCAACAAAATTTGCCTGAGCAAAAAAGCTTGTAACTAATGTCGCAGTAATGAAAGCTGTTTTAATGTACTTTCCATGTAATTTTATTTTTTTCATTATTTATCAATATCTTCAAATTAAAATCCAACGTAACTCGTACCTAATTACTTTAGAAAAATCAATCTATTTAAGTTAAATTACCGCCGGCAGAGCCGGAGGCTTATTTGATTACGCCCTCGAAAGGCTAAAGTTAACGCCCAAGGCGTATTAAATTCCAAATTTCAGTTGAGCTCGATGCTCATCTACTTTTTCTTGATTTCGAATATACTCAATCACCATATTTTCATCCAAACCTATCGTAGAAACAAAATACCCTCTAGCCCAGAAATTTTCACCATTGAAGTTTCGTTGCTTTCCTCTAAAGTTTTTTGCTATCGAAATCGCGCTTTTACCTTTTATATAACCAACAATTGTTGAAACTGAAAATTTTGGTGGAATACTAATTCACATATGAACATGATCTTTCATCAAGTGTCCTACTTCTATAATAACGCCTTTTCGTTTTGCTAATTCATGAAAAGTGTCACCTAAATGTTCTTATTGCTCCATATATCAATTTTTGACATTTTTTAGGAATAAAAACGATATGGTACTTACAATCCCATCTTGTATGGGTCAAACTTTTATAATCTCGCATAGGTTGTTTCCTCTTTACTTTTGGTTGAGCAAAGAGATTACATATAGCGCAAGAAATAAATATCTCTGGTGAACAAAAATAACGGATTGAAATGAATAGTTTTTTAGAAAAACTTAACTTTGCAGAAAATACAATTGAATTCACTGATACTATGGCTGTTATAGATGAAAATTACGAATTCACAGCGCAAGAATTTAAAAATGGTGATTTAGTCAATCAAGCAGGTGACAATTCAGGCTCATGTAAAATTTTTTCATTTGCTAAATTAAACCAATTGACCCAAGAACAAACTTTGGCTTACTTTGGTAAATATTACCGAGATGATGTATTGCAAAATCCTTCCAATACCGACCATCAAAATATCAGGAATTTTATGAAAACAGGCTGGCAAGGTATTGAATTTAAAGCCCTGGCATTAAAAGCTAAATAGCCTTAAAAATAGATAAGCACTTATAATTTCTTATCTATTTCCACATTTAATTTATTTAACCAAGCTTGGTGCAAGTTAGCTAATTCGCCAGATGTTTTTAGCTCCTCATATGCTTGCTTAAAATCATTAACGATTTCTAATGGCGTATTTTTACTCATAGCTATATATAAATTATTCGTTGTATTATTAAATTGATAAACACGCGAAACATCAGTAAAGCTATGCCCTAATGTTTTTAATCGCCACCTTAAGACGAGCTCATCCCCCGCCATGAAATCAACGCGCTCTTTCATTAACAAACCAATAGCTTGATCTTTGTCTCGTGTTAACTGTAAATTTTTTTTAGGGAAACCATCTAATGACTCTAAATAACTATGAAACCTAAACCCCCTCACTTCAGCAAATGTATAATTAGAAATGTCATGTTCAAACATAATATTATATTCTTTAGCTCTCTCACTTTTACACCAAATACTTGGTGTTAGGCGCCCCGTTTTACCAACCCAATGAAATAAAGCTTCTCGTTTTGGTATACGTGATAAAGCAAGCATCACAGCGTATTGTTCTGTTGTAATATTTTTATAAGCACGAGCCCAATTAATTTGATTATAATTTACCTGATACTGTGTTTTTTCTGTTAAACGCCTAAAAATAAGTTCACTAAAACCGGATATTTCACCATTATCAATTATTGAATAAGGCGGTATATGATTTGCGTAAACCTCTAAAGGTTGGGGCACCTTGGGAACAGTAACCTTTTGAGAAAAAACATTACAACTAAATAACATTATTATTAGTAGCAATGGAATATTACGCGTCATAAAAAACCTTCATAAAATTAGTTGGCAGATAATATACAAACCTAGTAACTATTTCAAAAAACAGAGCGATAAATACACATTATATAAAAACTAAATTGTAACAATATTGCACCAACCAAAATAAATTGCTAACTTTTAACAAACAAAAGTTATAAGTATTTTTTATGTCGCAATATAAATTTGAACAGTTTCAATTCAATAGTGAAAACTACCAGTTAACAAAAAATAAAATCAAACATACTGTTCGCCCAAAAACTGCAATGCTTTTGGCTTATTTAATTGCAAATAGACATAAAATAATCAGTAAAAAAGAGCTATTCAAATCAGTATGGCTGACAGAGCATGTGCAAGACCATACTTTATTTCAAGTGATCAGTGAGATAAGAAAACTATCCGATAATGAGCTTATTCGTACACAACCTAATTTAGGTTACCAATGGGTGGCTGCCACCAGCGAAATTAAAAATACACAACAAAAAGCATACCTTGGCATAGCTGTAAGTATTTTATGTCTCGCTTCATCTGCTTTATTTTTTACAAGCAATAATCAAACAGATATTAACAATACTAATTTACCTGCAATCACTGCTTATTCAAAAGCTGTTGTGGCTTTATCTCATGGTGATAATCAAGAAGCTCAAAAGTGGTTGCAATTTAGCTTAAAAGAAAATCCAGAATCAACAGAAACAAAACTGTTATTAGCTGAAAGTTTATTTCAACAAAATAAATTAACTGCTTCAGAGTCATACGCCAGAGAAATATTAAATAATAAAATAGCCTCATCATATAACTACTCGATGGCTTCAGACCTATTAAGTCGAATTTACGACAAGCAAGGTATGGTATTTGATGCACTGCAATATGCGATTAATGGTGCAAATGTTTTAAAAGCCTCTCAATCGGTATGCTCTATCGCTGCTACTGACGAAAGAGTCACATCATTATTAAAAGTAATAGGTGATAGCCATAACTCTCAGCAACAAAAAGATAAAATAGCCGAAAGCTATTATAAAAATAACGAAAACTATCAAGATGATTTAAAACAAAACAAATTATATTCAGATATGTGCGATCAAATTAAAAAGCTCTCAATCCATGATAAAAAAGCAGTATGTATTCCTTTAAAAGAGTCTGAATTTTTACTTTCAAACACGATTTATCTGAAAGACTCGTTTAATTCATAAGCTATTGTTTAAGCTTAATATATAGATATTTATAGGTCTTTATAGATTAATTAACTCACTTATATACACAATTTATAATATAACTTCCTTAACAATAAAGGAGTTAAATTATGAAATTAAAATCACTGAGTTTCGCACTCTCATTATGCTTTTATTCAAGCAGCAATCTTGCTCAAAGCCAAACTAAAATCATTGTAGAACCCAGTATAAAAAATAAAATAATCGCACTATTGCAAACTAAAAAAGAACTGAAAATAACTCAGTACGATTCACAGTTAATTGAAATTAATTTAGGGACTAAAACACTATTTGCAAGCAGCGATGGTAAATATATTTTTGCTGGCGCAATAATAGATACTCACAGCAAAACAAACATTGTTGAATTAAAAGAAAAACAAAATAGAAAATTTAAATTAGACAATTTATCTAAAAATATGCAACTCAGCTTTGCATCCACTACTGAAGAGCAACATCTAATCACTTTATTTACTGATATAGATTGTGGTTATTGCAGACAATTTCATAAACAAATTCCAGAACTCAATGCCAGGGGAATTTCAGTAAATTACATTATGTTACCTAGAGCAGGATTAAACTCTCCCTCATTTGATAAAACAAACTCCGTATTGTGCTCTGATAACCCGCAACATAATATGACTTTGGCTATGAATAATCAATTTAGCACTCATAACGCATGCAAGAGTAATTTAAAACAGCAGCTTGCTTTAGCTTCTGAATTTGGCATTAATTCTACGCCAACAATCATATTTCCAGATGGCTCGATAACTCCAGGATACCTCACAACAAAGCAACTCACTCAAATTCTTAATTAGGAACTGATATGAAATATAAACTTTTAGCCTTAGTTATTTTATTCGTTTCAACATTAGCTAATGCAACACAATTCAAACTGGGTGAACATTATACTGAAGTTAAAACCCCCTTTAAAACAGAAAAGTCTGTTATTGAATTCTTCTCTTTTTATTGCCCGCATTGTTATAAACAAGAACCCGTGATGAAAAATCTCATCGCTAATTTACCGAGTGATGTTATTTTTAAGAAAAATCATGTTGATGGCATGCCAGGTAAAAATTTAGAAATTGAACAAGCACTTACTAAAGCTTTGATCACGGCTGATATCCTTAAAGTAAAACAGCAGATAACGCCAATTATTTTTAGCTATATTCATAAAAATAAAGCTAACTTTAATTCCATCAAAGACATTAAAAATATATTTTTATTAAATGGCATTAAAGAAAAGGATTTTGATAAAGCTTTTAATAGCTTTGCCGTGAAAACACAATTTAATAAGGCACAACTAAAAACCGCAGTTTTAAGAAAACAAGGCGTAACAACTGTACCAACGGTAATTATTAACGGCAAATATAAAGTCGAAACACATAAAATTAGCAATCAAAGTCAATATAATGATTTAGTAATTTACCTACTCACTAAAAACACTTAATCCACACTGAGGCAAATTTAATTTGCCTTTTAAACCCCCGCTATAATTTGTAAAATATAAACAGAACCTAAATTTTAACTAATGAAACTTAAACCCTCAGTTATACATCGTAAAAAAATAAAATTCACCGCAATTTTAATAGGTCATTTTTTCCATTAATGTTATGGTTACGAAATTTTGAAATTTGAGTACTTTTTAATGACGACAACTACAGTCTCAGCGCCTAATAAGGAAAAAGGTTGGTTTAATCGCTTTTTAGCTACGGTTGAATTTTTAGGTAACATGTTACCTCACCCTATTACCTTGTTTGCTTTATTTTGTTTAGCCATCATCATATTCAGCGGCATTGCCAGTTGGTTTGGTTTATCTGCAATAGATCCGCGCCCAATAGGTTCCGCAGGTAGAGAAGCTGATGGCGTGATTGAAGTTGTCAGTTTATTGAGTGCTGATGGATTACAAAGAATCGTTACGGGTTTAGTAACTAACTTCACCGGTTTTGCACCATTAGGCACAGTATTAGTTGCACTATTAGGTGTAAGTGTTGCTGAACATTCAGGTTTATTATCTGCATCAATGCGCGGCATGGTAATGGGCGCATCAAAAAGATTAGTTACCTTTATGGTGGTATTTGCAGCTATATTGTCTAATACCGCATCAGAGCTAGGCTATGTTGTGCTGATCCCATTAGCCGCTATGATATTTCATAGTTTAGGTCGCCATCCTTTAGCGGGTCTTGCAGCTGCATTTGCCGGCGTATCTGGTGGTTATAGTGCTAACTTATTATTAGGCACGATAGATCCTTTACTTGCAGGTATTACAACTCCCGCGGCGCAAATGATAGATCCTAATTACCAAGTAGGTCCTGAGGCTAACTGGTATTTCATGATGATTTCAACTGTATTAATCGCTATTTTGGGCACCTTTGTTACAGAAAAAATTGTAGAGCCGCGTTTAGGTAAATATAACGACAATGAAGCCAGTATTGATTTAAGCCAAAACAGCATAGATCACTTAACTGTAACAGAGAAAAAAGGCCTAAAATATGCAGGTATTGCTTTATTAGTGATGTCTGGCTTATTAGCACTTACAATCGCACCAAGTGACGGTATTTTAAGACATCCAGACACAGGCCTAGTAGCAGGCTCTCCTTTCTTAAAAGGCATCGTTGTATTTATCTTTATCACATTTGCCATTCCTGGCTTTGTTTATGGTCGTGTTGTTGGCACTATGCGTAATGATAGAGATGTCATTGATGCGATGTCTAAAAGCATGAGTTCTATGGGCATGTATATCGTATTAGTCTTTTTTGCAGCGCAATTTGTTGCGTTTTTCAAATGGACAAACCTAGGGACTATTTTAGCGGTAAATGGCGCGACATTGTTACAAGCGATGAACTTAACAGGTCCTGAAGTATTTGTACTATTCATTCTAATGTGTGCCTTTGTAAACTTAAGCTTAGGCTCTTCTTCTGCACAATGGGCTATTACAGCACCCATTTTTGTGCCGATGCTAATGTTAATTGGTTACGCACCAGAAACCATTCAAGCGGCTTATAGAATTGGCGATTCCGTAACAAACTTAATCACCCCTATGATGAGTTATTTTGGTTTAATTCTCGCGGTAGCAGTTAAATATAAAAAAGATATGGGCATAGGTACTCTTATCGCCACGATGCTGCCTTATAGTATTGTCTTCTTTTTTGGTTGGGTTGCTTTATTTTATGTTTGGGTATTTGTTTTTAATATGCCTGTAGGTCCTGGTTCACCTATTTATTACCAGCCATAAATAATACCCAAAGCGTTAGATATTTTATAAAAAGCCAGGTTATCCTGGCTTTTTTATTCTTCACATTTACGTATACTCAATTGCATTAAATCTCACTTAAAACAATATAATGAAAAAAACGATTATCACAGTTATTATCATAGTTGCTTCTATTGGTGTTTATCACAACCTTCCTAAAAATGAAGTTAATGAAAATGTCACTTTAAATAGCGCTCTCTTTGAACAAGCAGCTAACCATGGCAAACTCAAATTAGATGAGATAGATGAAGCATCCGGCTTAGTCGCAAGTCATAATAATCCAAGAGCTTTTTGGACTCATAACGACAGTGGAGATAAAAATCGCATTTTTTTAATATCTCAATCAGGTGACAACCTAGGCACTTATACCTTAGAAGGTGCGATTGCTCGAGATTGGGAAGATATCAGTATAGGACCAGGCCCCAAAGCTAATACTAGCTATTTATACGTGGGTGATATTGGTGATAACCGCGCTCAATACAAAGAAAAAGTAATTTACCGTTTTATGGAGCCTAATGTCAGTCAGCAAGCCAGTGATAACCAAATCAACATTGCAAAAGAGCATATTGATACTATCACCTTCGAATTCCCTGATGGCAAGCGAGATGCTGAAACTTTAATGGTAGATCCGATCACCAAAGATATTTTTGTTATTTCAAAACGAGAAAAGCAAGTCGGTGTTTATGTTGCTCGCTACCCACAATCAACAACACAGATAAATATATTAACTAAGGTAGCAACCCTTGATATCCATAAAATAGTCGCGGGTGATATTTCAGTTGCTGGCAATGAAGTATTATTAAAAGACTATCAAAATATTTATTACTGGAAAAAACAAGCTAATGAGTCCATTGAAGAACTATTAACAACAGCACCTCAACGTTTGCCCTATAAAGCCGAACCACAAGGTGAAGCAATCGCATGGAAACAAGATAGCAGTGGATTTTATACATTAAGCGAAGCATCGAGCAGTGGCGCAGCTAAAATGTACTTTTATAAAAGAAAATAAAAATATAAACAAGTTAATACAGTCCATATAAAGAACTGTATTAAATTGATTCTCATATTTATCATTTAATTTCCCCCTTAATCACCAAATTTATCCGTTTAACACATAAGTCTCATCTCTCTTTTTAAAAACGCTAATCTAGACCTATCAAAACAAAACAGTCATCAATAATTTAACGCTTATATAGCACAGGGAACGACTATGAAAACATTAAAAGTATTAGCAGCAACTATCGCATTATCTTCAGTAACACTTGCAGGCTCTGCAATGGCAGATACTAAACATATTCAAGCGACTGATAACTCAGTTTCAACTGAAATTTGTGTTGCTGCAGCAAAAGGCAAGCTTATGAAGTTTAGCCAAGCAGTTACAAAGTCACGCCTTTCAATGAAAAAAGTCGCTGATGTAGTTAGCTGTAATGGACTTGATATTGCCAGCTTCGCACAAGAACAAGGTGCCAATAAAGTCGCTAAAAAAATTAATAGCTACCGCACACAACCGGCACAATATATCGCTAAAATTTAAAGTTATATGTAATAAATAACTTTAAACTGAGAATCAGTCATCAGCTAAAAAGCCGCACTTTAAAGTACGGCTTTTTAGTGTTTAAATTCTTTTACACATATTTTATTAGATTAAATTTGTGACACTTACTAACTATGATTACAATAACTTTAAGTATTAATCTAAAGCTTCCTTTTAATGAAACC is a genomic window of Pseudoalteromonas sp. '520P1 No. 423' containing:
- a CDS encoding urea transporter; amino-acid sequence: MSIICLFGFNALLVAFAVSSRYAGFIKPILGIILSVIIMRLFQLYNIPALTAPFILSTWIILIFKFNYLHSFKNWL
- a CDS encoding DUF4785 domain-containing protein, coding for MKTSKTINQLSTAVTLIAIAISCASHAQANNDEATFYQWPSSYKTDLTTQNKKTYTSNEYWQVVTGAQLNNGIKVYLSDASTLVKLTPKARFDQGAVFKPQNLELNHIQLGNNLASKQKLVQLAAQKEMALAGFKDGSIALKVQNASLNAPSVLKYAQPLIADDKYIVHVKDKNSAFKLNVTAPLEIKKQFQPQLTIKAELTNKQFYNTDVSARLISPLGESVELKYNQGKIDFSNELEQLGAVKGLYQVELDVSAKHLANKIKRTIKVPFIQTAQTANVVTTDINIQSNNKGLINVNVPVNIAQEGRFAVKATLQGYTLNNQKIDIATAEVAKFLSFDESLNMPFKVSTLTKGPYSLSNIILTDQTRMMVLPQTSVSKAIIEQDKAW
- a CDS encoding S9 family peptidase; translation: MKKIKLHGKYIKTAFITATLVTSFFAQANFVEEKIAIDNPKTCFRGPFQSHDKWTGFLSKKKENFNKNKFNEMFPPIKFEQVKNTIECIDFTYQVDGFTVAGFYLKPKFIKGEKLPVIIYNRGGNGSFGVTKFITKVDKLASLAKQGFIVIGSQYRGSSKHIKNNGKDEFGGADVNDVLALTQLLDEIPDADSSRVGMHGWSRGGMQTYIAAKSLPNIKAIAVGAGNSDEEMALKIRPKFEKMLIKRVPNFKENRAEELEKRSVIKWTDKLPKKAPILLLHGDKDWRVNVEQSIQLAAVLKKENHPHKLVVYPGGNHGLTKHRQEVNQELITWFKKYL
- a CDS encoding HopJ type III effector protein — its product is MNSFLEKLNFAENTIEFTDTMAVIDENYEFTAQEFKNGDLVNQAGDNSGSCKIFSFAKLNQLTQEQTLAYFGKYYRDDVLQNPSNTDHQNIRNFMKTGWQGIEFKALALKAK
- a CDS encoding ABC transporter substrate-binding protein produces the protein MTRNIPLLLIIMLFSCNVFSQKVTVPKVPQPLEVYANHIPPYSIIDNGEISGFSELIFRRLTEKTQYQVNYNQINWARAYKNITTEQYAVMLALSRIPKREALFHWVGKTGRLTPSIWCKSERAKEYNIMFEHDISNYTFAEVRGFRFHSYLESLDGFPKKNLQLTRDKDQAIGLLMKERVDFMAGDELVLRWRLKTLGHSFTDVSRVYQFNNTTNNLYIAMSKNTPLEIVNDFKQAYEELKTSGELANLHQAWLNKLNVEIDKKL
- a CDS encoding winged helix-turn-helix domain-containing protein, which produces MSQYKFEQFQFNSENYQLTKNKIKHTVRPKTAMLLAYLIANRHKIISKKELFKSVWLTEHVQDHTLFQVISEIRKLSDNELIRTQPNLGYQWVAATSEIKNTQQKAYLGIAVSILCLASSALFFTSNNQTDINNTNLPAITAYSKAVVALSHGDNQEAQKWLQFSLKENPESTETKLLLAESLFQQNKLTASESYAREILNNKIASSYNYSMASDLLSRIYDKQGMVFDALQYAINGANVLKASQSVCSIAATDERVTSLLKVIGDSHNSQQQKDKIAESYYKNNENYQDDLKQNKLYSDMCDQIKKLSIHDKKAVCIPLKESEFLLSNTIYLKDSFNS
- a CDS encoding thioredoxin fold domain-containing protein, producing MKLKSLSFALSLCFYSSSNLAQSQTKIIVEPSIKNKIIALLQTKKELKITQYDSQLIEINLGTKTLFASSDGKYIFAGAIIDTHSKTNIVELKEKQNRKFKLDNLSKNMQLSFASTTEEQHLITLFTDIDCGYCRQFHKQIPELNARGISVNYIMLPRAGLNSPSFDKTNSVLCSDNPQHNMTLAMNNQFSTHNACKSNLKQQLALASEFGINSTPTIIFPDGSITPGYLTTKQLTQILN
- a CDS encoding thiol:disulfide interchange protein DsbA/DsbL, with the protein product MKYKLLALVILFVSTLANATQFKLGEHYTEVKTPFKTEKSVIEFFSFYCPHCYKQEPVMKNLIANLPSDVIFKKNHVDGMPGKNLEIEQALTKALITADILKVKQQITPIIFSYIHKNKANFNSIKDIKNIFLLNGIKEKDFDKAFNSFAVKTQFNKAQLKTAVLRKQGVTTVPTVIINGKYKVETHKISNQSQYNDLVIYLLTKNT
- a CDS encoding AbgT family transporter yields the protein MTTTTVSAPNKEKGWFNRFLATVEFLGNMLPHPITLFALFCLAIIIFSGIASWFGLSAIDPRPIGSAGREADGVIEVVSLLSADGLQRIVTGLVTNFTGFAPLGTVLVALLGVSVAEHSGLLSASMRGMVMGASKRLVTFMVVFAAILSNTASELGYVVLIPLAAMIFHSLGRHPLAGLAAAFAGVSGGYSANLLLGTIDPLLAGITTPAAQMIDPNYQVGPEANWYFMMISTVLIAILGTFVTEKIVEPRLGKYNDNEASIDLSQNSIDHLTVTEKKGLKYAGIALLVMSGLLALTIAPSDGILRHPDTGLVAGSPFLKGIVVFIFITFAIPGFVYGRVVGTMRNDRDVIDAMSKSMSSMGMYIVLVFFAAQFVAFFKWTNLGTILAVNGATLLQAMNLTGPEVFVLFILMCAFVNLSLGSSSAQWAITAPIFVPMLMLIGYAPETIQAAYRIGDSVTNLITPMMSYFGLILAVAVKYKKDMGIGTLIATMLPYSIVFFFGWVALFYVWVFVFNMPVGPGSPIYYQP
- a CDS encoding DUF3718 domain-containing protein; the encoded protein is MKTLKVLAATIALSSVTLAGSAMADTKHIQATDNSVSTEICVAAAKGKLMKFSQAVTKSRLSMKKVADVVSCNGLDIASFAQEQGANKVAKKINSYRTQPAQYIAKI